ACGCCATCGACCGCTACACGAAGGAGGCGCTGCGCCTGCTCGGCGTGCTCGAGCGCCGCCTGGCGGGACGCGCGTTCATCGCCGGCGACTACTCGATCGCCGACATGGCGGCCTATCCCTGGATCAACGTCTACGACCGCGCCCCGCTGGACCTGGCGCCGTTCCCCGAGGTGCGGCGCTGGCAGGCGGCGATCGCCGCGCGCCCGGCGACGCAGCGCGCCTACGCGCTGTCGAAACAGGTCAATCCGGCGGCCGGCGCGCCGATGTCGGACGCGGAGAAGGCGGTGCTGTTCGGCCAGGGGGCAAAACGCGACTGACCGCCGCGGGGGCGCCGCCGGACGGGCGCGATCGGCGCGCCTGCCGCGCGGACCCGCCGGGCCGGCGCCCTGCGGGCCCGGACTGGCTCCGGCATCATGCGGTCCTCGATTCCCTCCGGACCGCGCCCCATGCGCCTGCTGCTGGCCACCGCCGTGATGACCCTGACGCTTTCCAACGCCCATGCCGCCCCGCCCGAGGGCCTCCGCAGCGAAGCCCTGACGCTGGAGGCGATCACCGGCGACGCCGCGCTCTCCGGTCCGACGCTGCTGAAGCCCAAGGTGGCGCCGGACGGCTCGCGCGTGACCTTCCTGCGCGGCAAGGACGCCGACCGCAACCGCCTGGACCTGTGGGCCTACGACGTGGCCAGTGGCGAGACCGCGCTGCTGGTCGACTCGGCCGTGGTCCTGCCCGGCGAGGAGGTGCTGAGCGACGAGGAGAAGGCGCGTCGCGAACGCCAGCGCATCGCCGCACTCTCGGGCATCGTCGACTACCACTGGGCGCCGGATTCGCGCCGGCTGCTGTTCCCGCTCGGCGGCGAACTCTACCTGTACGACCTCGCCCGGACCGGCCAGGACGCGGTGCGCAGGCTGACCCGCGGCGGCGGGTTCGCCACCGATCCCAAGGTGTCGCCCAAGGGCGGCTACGTGAGCTTCGTGCGCGGCCGCAACCTGTGGGTGGTCGACCTGGCCGGCGGCGACGAGATCCAGCTGACCCGCGACGGCGGCGGCGCGATCGCCAACGGCGTGGCCGAGTTCGTCGCGGACGAGGAAATGGCGCGCCACACCGGCTACTGGTGGGCGCCGGACGACTCGGCCATCGCCTATGCGCGCATCGACGAGTCGCCGGTGCCGGTGCAGAAGCGCTACGAGGTCTATCCCGACCGCACCGAGGTGGTCGAACAGCGCTATCCCGCCGCCGGCGACGCCAACGTGGGCATCGAACTGTACGTCGCGCGCCCGGCCACGCCCGCTGCCGCGCCGGTCCGCGTCGACCTGGGCGCCGAGACCGACATCTACCTCGCCCGCGTCGACTGGCGCGACCCGCAGCGCCTCACCTTCCAGCGCCAGTCGCGCCTGCAGCAGCGGCTGGACCTGGTCGAGGTCGAGCTGGCCAGCGGCCGCCAGCGCACCCTGCTGACCGAGACCTCGGACACCTGGGTGCCGCTGCACGACAACCTGCGCTTCCTGGCCGACGGCCGCTTCCTGTGGTCGAGCGAGCGCGACGGCTTCGAGCACCTCTACCTCGCCAGCGCCGATGGCGCTTCGCTCAGCCAGCTGACCCGCGGCGACTGGCCGGTGGACGCGCTGGAAGCGGTGGACGAGGCGCGCGGCCTGGCGTACTTCACCGCGGGGCGAGATTCGCCGACCCAGCGCGCGCTGTACGCGGTACCGCTGGCCGGCGGCGAGATCCGGCCGCTCACGGTCACCCCCGGCACGCACGCCATCACCTTCGCCGGCAACGCCAGCGTCTATGTCGACAGCTGGTCGAACACGCGCACGCCGCCGCAGCTGGAGCTCTACCGCGCCGACGGCACGCGGATCGCCGCGCTGGTCGGGAACGATCCGGCCGACCCGGAACATCCGTATGCGAAGTACCTGGGCGCGCACCTGCCAACGGAGTTCGGCACGCTCACCGCCGCCGACGGCACCACCCCGCTGCACTACAGCCTGATCCGCCCGGCCGGCTTCGATCCCGCACGGCGCCATCCGGTGGTGACCTACGTCTACGGCGGACCCGCCGCGCAGACGGTGCTCGACAGCTGGCCCGGCCGCGCCGATGCCTTCTTCAACCAGTACCTTGCCCAGCAGGGCTACGTGGTCTTCTCGCTCGACAACCGCGGCACGCCGCGGCGCGGGCGCGCGTTCGGCGGCGCGCTGTACGGGAAGCAGGGCACCGTGGAGGTCGCCGACCAGCGCAAGGGCGTCGCGTGGCTGCGCGCCCAGCCCTGGGTCGACGGCGACCGCATCGGCGTGCACGGCTGGTCGAACGGCGGCTACATGACCCTGATGCTGCTGGGCCAGGCACCGGACGACTTCCGCTGCGGGATCGCGGGCGCGCCGGTCGCCGACTGGGCGCTCTACGACACCCACTACACCGAGCGCTACATGGGTCTGCCGGCGGCCAACGTCGACGGCTATCGCGGCGCGAGCGTCTTCAGCCACCTCGACGGCATCCGCGACGACGCCCTGCTGCTGGTCCACGGCATGGCCGACGACAACGTGCTGTTCAGCAACGCCACCGCGCTGATGTCGCGGCTGCAGGCCAACGGCACGCGCTTCGGGCTGATGACCTATCCGGGCGCCAAGCACGGCCTGCGCGGCGCCGACGCGCTGCACCGCTACCGGCTGGCCGAGCGCTTCCTGTCGGAGTGCCTGGACGACTGATCCGGGCATCATCCGGGCCTCCCGGGGCCATCGCTATACTCGCCCCCTTTCCACCGCCGGACCGTCGCCTTGCCGTCACCGCAGTCGTTGCCGCCCATGCCGGCCCTGGCGATCACCGCCCACACCGCCACCACCGCGCTCGGCCGCGGACTGGCGGCCCAGGTCGAGGCGCTGCGCCACCGCCGCGG
The sequence above is a segment of the Luteimonas sp. MC1750 genome. Coding sequences within it:
- a CDS encoding S9 family peptidase, whose protein sequence is MRLLLATAVMTLTLSNAHAAPPEGLRSEALTLEAITGDAALSGPTLLKPKVAPDGSRVTFLRGKDADRNRLDLWAYDVASGETALLVDSAVVLPGEEVLSDEEKARRERQRIAALSGIVDYHWAPDSRRLLFPLGGELYLYDLARTGQDAVRRLTRGGGFATDPKVSPKGGYVSFVRGRNLWVVDLAGGDEIQLTRDGGGAIANGVAEFVADEEMARHTGYWWAPDDSAIAYARIDESPVPVQKRYEVYPDRTEVVEQRYPAAGDANVGIELYVARPATPAAAPVRVDLGAETDIYLARVDWRDPQRLTFQRQSRLQQRLDLVEVELASGRQRTLLTETSDTWVPLHDNLRFLADGRFLWSSERDGFEHLYLASADGASLSQLTRGDWPVDALEAVDEARGLAYFTAGRDSPTQRALYAVPLAGGEIRPLTVTPGTHAITFAGNASVYVDSWSNTRTPPQLELYRADGTRIAALVGNDPADPEHPYAKYLGAHLPTEFGTLTAADGTTPLHYSLIRPAGFDPARRHPVVTYVYGGPAAQTVLDSWPGRADAFFNQYLAQQGYVVFSLDNRGTPRRGRAFGGALYGKQGTVEVADQRKGVAWLRAQPWVDGDRIGVHGWSNGGYMTLMLLGQAPDDFRCGIAGAPVADWALYDTHYTERYMGLPAANVDGYRGASVFSHLDGIRDDALLLVHGMADDNVLFSNATALMSRLQANGTRFGLMTYPGAKHGLRGADALHRYRLAERFLSECLDD